The Daphnia pulex isolate KAP4 chromosome 3, ASM2113471v1 genome includes a region encoding these proteins:
- the LOC124189839 gene encoding LOW QUALITY PROTEIN: very-long-chain (3R)-3-hydroxyacyl-CoA dehydratase 1-like (The sequence of the model RefSeq protein was modified relative to this genomic sequence to represent the inferred CDS: inserted 3 bases in 2 codons) has product MIYLYCTQCQSIIPSNVGITFAQVFSRVFLLWPIFYYVTATRXSVWIPLLLIAWTVTEVLRYLYYILNLLSTVPAXLHWCRYSFFIILYPIGITGELISCYCALPYYSRTQEFSVLLPNKWNLTFNFWYMQFNYIFFQTYCLMLVCLFCI; this is encoded by the exons ATGATTTACTTAT ATTGTACACAGTGCCAAAGCATCATTCCCAGCAATGTTGGAATTACTTTTGCTCAAGTTTTTTCAAGAGTTTTTCTCCTTTGGCCAATCTTTTACTATGTTACTGCGACAA GATCAGTTTGGATTCCCCTGTTATTGATTGCTTGGACTGTTACTGAAGTTCTTCGCTACCTTTACTACATCTTGAATTTACTCTCTACTGTGCCAGC ATTACATTGGTGCAG atattcttttttcattatctTGTATCCTATTGGAATAACGGGTGAGCTTATTTCCTGTTACTGTGCTCTACCCTACTACAGCAGAACTCAGGAATTTTCAGTTTTACTACCTAATAAGTGGAATTTAACATTCAACTTCTGGTACATGCAatttaattatatattttttcaaacttattGTTTAAtgcttgtttgtttattttgtatctAG
- the LOC124191007 gene encoding adiponectin receptor protein-like, producing the protein MESANSQEWDDGLRLRRNVQEEEEQEVESSEDDVKTDLVKRIIESTKELTDCMPTDLPSAKRMLEDGFHAAAEFSSDMAAGAGAVAEQAGDICRKVIEASWKVCHFQALPHWLQDNDYLIWGHRPPLPSFTACFQSLFRIHTETGNIWTHLIGCVAFVSLAVYTLIWSELQTEERLVFAAFFAGAILCLGLSCTYHTVHCHSEFVGKLFSKLDYVGISFLILGSLVPWLYYTFYCQYQPKVIYLTVATVLGLGAIITSMLDKFGEPKYRPFRAGIFIAFGLSGAIPAIHYAVMEGWVNAVSYASLGWLILMGALYILGALLYAGRIPECYFPGKCDIWFQSHQIFHVLVIAAAFVHYQGISEMAVYRLTNNQCPASTVA; encoded by the exons ATGGAGTCTGCCAACAGCCAAGAGTGGGATGACGGGCTTAGGTTGCGAAGAAAcgtccaagaagaagaggaacaagaAGTAGAAAGTAGTGAAGATGATGTGAAAACAGACCTAGTGAAAAGGATTATAGAGTCAACAAAAGAGCTTACTGACTGCATGCCTACTGATCTGCCCTCTGCCAAAAGAATG CTGGAAGATGGATTCCATGCTGCTGCAGAGTTTAGTTCCGACATGGCTGCTGGAGCTGGTGCTGTGGCAGAACAAGCTGGAGATATTTGCCGCAAAGTGATAGAAGCATCTTGGAAAGTTTGCCACTTTCAGGCTTTGCCTCACTGGCTTCAAGACAATGATTACCTGATTTGGGGCCACAGACCGCCACTGCCATCCTTTACAGCATGCTTTCAATCGCTGTTCAGAATCCATACTGAAACTGGCAACATTTGGACCCATCTCATTGGCTGTGTCGCATTTGTCAGTCTGGCCGTCTACACGCTGATATGGTCTGAACTTCAAACGGAAGAACGATTGGTTTTTGCTGCTTTCTTCGCCGGAGCCATCCTGTGTTTAGGATTGTCTTGCACTTATCACACTGTGCATTGCCATTCTGAATTTGTGGGCAAACTCTTTTCAAAGTTGGATTACGTTGGGATATCATTCCTCATCCTGGGATCGTTGGTTCCATGGCTCTACTACACCTTCTACTGCCAATATCAACCAAAAGTCATTTACCTGACTGTGGCCACCGTTTTGGGTCTCGGTGCCATTATAACTTCCATGTTGGATAAATTTGGCGAACCTAAATACCGACCCTTCAGAGCAG GGATTTTCATCGCTTTTGGCTTGAGTGGTGCCATTCCAGCCATTCATTACGCTGTTATGGAAGGTTGGGTAAACGCCGTTTCTTACGCCTCTCTCGGATGGCTGATTCTGATGGGAGCGCTCTACATTCTGGGAGCCCTCCTGTACGCTGGCCGTATACCAGAATGTTACTTCCCTGGGAAATGTGATATCTGG TTTCAAAGCCATCAAATATTTCACGTTTTGGTGATAGCCGCAGCTTTTGTACACTACCAAGGCATTTCGGAAATGGCAGTTTATCGACTGACGAACAATCAGTGTCCTGCTTCTACCGTCGCTTAA